cacagacaataccaaaagagggttttttttataatagatcAATAAACAGGAAATTCACCACCCACATTAATTCAATATATGCTTTTGTTATCAAAGAAGAATAAATAGCGATATAAAGATAAATAACTCAACTCAGATTGCCATTTTGGAGTTGGTAAGGAATTTTACCCCTTTTGGAGGCAAAATAGAACATTGCTTCAACAGGTATTGGCCTTCTTTTAGCTCAAAAGCTGAGTTGATCTTGGTGTACACGTGTCTTTTTTCAAGGCAAATCACTATGTTGGGGTGGGGGTTACATGTATGCACTTTTAAGGGaagaatatacatttaaaggggaaactcaactaaatattttaaagtgtatataatatatgcactGTTCCTTTCATAAATTCTATCTGAAATTAAGATATAGACCCTTGTGTAGTATtcataaacaaataatattatttgagttagttattattagacttgggcactaGCCAAGTCTTCAtgttcgtgggggaaaaaattggttgatgccagatgagccccctgctggcgaccaatagagtcgctcgtacagagttttaaaatcctggtgtaGCAACTTGGCGGGCAGAGaacactggtctccctgctccaacagttaaaggtccgtacttttggaagcgactttattggtcgttcgtacagacttttaactgtttgagcagggagaccaatggtctctgCCCACCAAGTTGCACCATAAGGAGTTATCCTGTtttctacgcagcatcgcaggggttaacaggagcggaaatccgtatgTTCGGCGTAAGGAGTtaaaagggccgtgcgagtgagcttATTGgacgcctgcagggtcctcctctggcatcaaccaattggactCTGCAGGCGGCCAATAGAGTCattcgcacggccccttaacccctggcggcgaacctacggatttgcGTTttcgttaacccctgcgatgctgggTAGATAatgtaggctagatggggaaggaaccagggagattagtagacgaagacgaacacgaggattcttcgtgttgtgtcttcgtcttcctcTACGTTTTGCCGCAGCCACCGTCGTTTCTTCGTTTTTCGGTTTGAACTACAAAAACGCACtattcgtgttcattttcatgtttgcccgaaaacaaatgcacaagtctagctaTTGCGCATATTATTTTAGTGAGCTGCAGGATAATAACACACTTTTGATAAGAAAGATCACTTTGCGTTAATTCTATAGGATAAATTCTTGACATGGAACATTATTAATCTAAAAAGCACATAATGCTCCTttttatttctagtttttttgcCTTACCTGGAACCAGCTtcaacaaatattttatctctgttggaaaatattttttattacctgGAAATCCAGGAAAGTGACGTCCCAGAGCCTTGAGCTTCCATTAGTAGAGCTGTGCATTAACAATCCATTGTATTTCTGCAGGGAGCTGACATGTTCACAATGGTAGGAATAGCTGATTGGAGCAAATATTCTGGTTGTACTAAACACCGCCTGCACGGAACCGTTGAAAAGGACTTGCACACTTTGTAATTTAAACCAGTTGTGAACAGAGAGTTTGTAGTAGCTTTTTATTAATagaaatctaaattaaaaaaaaacaaaaaaaaatcactaattaACTTCAATCTATGTAGCATTTTAGAACATTTCAAATAGAACCACAGATTTGATACAAATGCAAGCCAGATATAAGCATGGACATTATTCATAGCGTACGTTTTAAAGTTACTGGATTAACTCAAAGAGATACTAAATAGTTCCCCTAGGTTcaaatgtgttagaatgaatcaTTCCATTCTCATTACAAATGTTCAAACAGAAATAGTAATGTATTGACTGTCGAGATAAACACATACGCCTTACACATACGCATGACCGAAAATATGTGGACACTTGACCATCACACGTATATGAGTTTGTTAggcatcccattccaaaaccgtgggcattaaccccttaaggacaatgggcggtccctaaacccattgaaaacaatgcattttgagcccgtacatgtacgggctttgtcattaaggggttaatatgcagtTAATTCCCCCCTTGTAcctataacagcttctactcttctaGATTTTGGTCTGTTTCTGCGGGAATGTGTGCTCATTCTtccagtaaagcatttgtgaggtcaggcactgatgctggacaagaaagcctggctcacaatcggtgccacaaagttgggagcatacaattgtctaaaatgtctttgtatgctgtagcattatcATTACCCATCACTGGAACTAAGAGGTCCAAACCCTGAAAACACCCCAGACCATTTTTATTCCTTAACCAAACCTTACAGAAGGCATTATGCACTCCAGTAGGtggcgttctcctggcatccaccaaacccagattcatccaaTAGACTCCCAGATAGTGAAGTGTCATTTAATACTCCATAGAACATGTTTTAATGCTTCAGTCTCCAGTGCTTTACATCACTCCAGCAGccacttggcattgtgcatagtCATCTTTTGCTTGTGTGAACCCATgtaaacccatttcatgaagccccccacacacactgcttgcactgatgttgcttccagaggccaTTTGGAACTCTGGGGTGTATAATGCTACAGAGAACAGGCACTTCAGCAGTTGGTGGCCCCGCTCTGTGAGCGCACATGGCGTACCacgtggctgagctgttgtttcTCCTTGATGTTTCCACTTCTagctagcagggcagaaatttcacaaactaacTTGTAGGTGACAGCCTATGACAGTGGCATGGTTAAAGTCagtgagctcttcagtatgacccagTCTTCTGCCGATGTTTGTCTATGGGGATGACTGTCTAGTTGGTTTTGTGAGGCTGTatcacctaaactcaataattaggagggtgttcacatacttttggtcacattattattattattctttatttctaaagcgccaacagattccgcagcgctgtacaaggtgaaAAGGTTACAGATAAAAGCAGGTAcaatacagatacaagaggaatgagggGGCCAGTTACCgcaatctaggtggataaggggtaaGAAACAGGACTGCATGGTAGTGAGGACTGCATGGTAGTGAATGATATTAATGTGGGGCGAGATAAGGggtgtaagtgggtgagagagaagttttgatgtttatgtcagtggtaggcctccctgaagagaaaagtttttggtgagcgtttgaaggagggtagagttggcgagagtcggacagcacggggaagagagttccagagggttggtgccgCGCGggagaagtcctgtaggcgggcatgggaggaggtgataagtgaagatgcgaggagcaggtcattgttggatcttagagggtgggctggagtatatttgcttatgagggagGATAAGTAGGGGGAGCGGCGTTAGTGAGAGCTTTATAGGATAGAGTGAgtaatttgaatttaattctgccaTGGATGGGAAGCCAGTGGAGGGAATTGGTCatatagtttaatatatatttatatacatttatacccaTGCCCACATACACGTGTGTGTCTCACCACACATAAGGCACTTAATTTCTTCTGGGTACAATGAAAATCAAACGAAGgggtatattttaatataatttgacCTCATGTATTAATTATTCAGTAATTGTTAAGTTATGAAATTTCTCCATGCCCAGGTATTTTTcaggattttattttgtaataattgcTCAGGAAAGCAATGCTCTGGTGCAGGAGAAGAAAGATATGTGCTGGCAGTGCCCTAGTTCCCTCCATTACACACTGGTCCACTAGAGTCTGACAACACCATTGGTGGAAGGTAAATGTAGGACAAGACCCCTCACCTCCACAAAAACCTCATCGGGTTATGAAGTTTCGTAGCCACTTTTACACCTATATTTGCCTAGGACAACAAAATCAAACCAAGTTCTCAGATACTATCGTTTCTTCATAATAAATGCAGCAATACCTTAACATAAGTCCATCCATATTTCCAGCATGGACAAACTTTAAAGAAAGTCtgaaacacaaaagaaataagtgttatttttgtaaactCTATTCAATAAACAAACCATGTATTTCTTATATCTTGTGTAACGAGTTTGGAGCATTTTCTGGTGCTCTTGTCATGTCTATGCATGAGATATCATTTGAGCTACGCATGAATATGGCCATTTCAAGCAGTGACACTCTGATCTAATTTAGGTCCTTAAAGTTTAAGTGGAAACTACTACTGACTGAAAAATATTTCCTACTGGGTAAAATCTAAAATTGTTCTATAGCATGAAACTTATGATGAGATCAGTTTTATTATTGAATGAGGTGGCATTTTGTGGCAGTACGCATGATGTCTCAGCAAAccctatttaatatatttttttatgaaaattacTTTACTATTGGCCCTTAAAATAATTTGGGACATATCCCAGTCTGGCAGAGGAATGACAGATACCCATATCACAAAAGCAGGGTTCTCTCCCAGGGTATCCAACACAAGCTAATCATTGATTTCTGTACTCAGTATGGAAGATGCTGGTTGAGGACTCTTTCCTGGAAATTAAGAGAGGTGCATGAATTAGCAGAGCATAATCCCACTGATTAATATTACAGCCAGGGCTCTGACCCCAAAAATCATTGTTTATAACAAAAGAGCACCAAGAGCGCAGATAGACCTTATGAGAGTTTTGGCCAGCAAGCTAAAGAGAATAGTTCTTAATAATAGTTAATAGTTATTAGGCGTTACTTTTTAAGTTAACTTTTTgtggtttatgttttttgttaggTTTACATGTAGTACAGTTTAGGATTATATTTTGTATGCTAGCTACACGCGCTGATAGAAAAGACAGCTTTTTGTGAAAGGTAAGAGCATTATGTTTTACTAAGCTCAGTTGTAGTGTACATTCCTTCCAAGGGTACCATCCTTTATCCTCATATTGGAGTACAGTCTTGACAGAGCATCTTAAAGTGTAATCTCTATGACCAAGCACCACTTGTACCTCCTGTGTTATACATCACATTGCTTGGGAGAGAGGTCCAAAGTAACACTTAGAGCATTATTTATATGTGAATCCTACTCTAAATATTCATTTTCATGAGCAGACAGAGCGATGGAGGGGATAGAGATGCACATTCCTCCGTTTAGAATTCAGATGGTAGGTCATATACAGTTGCAAGTTCCTCATTGACAATAGCTACGTTTTTAGGTTGCCTCAAGCCCCTGTTCCTTGTCCTTTGCCTGTGACATATCCCCTTCACCCTTCTGTCTATTGTCCTCAGGTAACACCTATTTATGGAACGGAAACACTTTAAACACAACTAAAGATTTATTGTGACTTAAACCTTGCTGAACCCTTATTATTGTGAAGGCTGTTCACATCATGCTTTTTACCCTAATTAAGGAATGCAGTATACATATTTACCATTTAAAACACAGCTGCTTACGTGGCATTTTCTTCGTTGCAGTTTGAATCCTCTGTGTCCACATTGTGATATACGCCAGTATTTGTGAGGTCCAGCTGAGTTTGGTtgttatatgttattattatccTCTTAACTCCAAAGAGAATACAGGTGTTTCCATTTGTTGTAACATCGATGGGGCCGTAAGTCTCATTTGCATGAATTCTTTCTGTGGCCAGTGTGTCCTTCTTTACTATGCTGTAATGCATTCCCTGTATTAAAGAAACATGATGTTATCAACCAAGGTAACAATAATGAGGTCCACTGCGCTGGCCCCTAGGTGTCTTTGTAGACTCCAAGGATGACGAAATGACCCCTGCATGATTACTTCACCTTGCTCCTCATGGAGTATCATTGTGAAAAGTACTACTATATAGCAATTTCTCTGTCTCCCCACCGCTAAGAACgatcacatgcatggaataggtaTTTGCTGCTGGCATGACCAATGTAAACGTCACTCACAATGAAGCATCTGCATTCTGTGATGTATATACACATCACTCAGCGCAAAAAGGGTTTAAAACAGTGGAGCTGAGTACATACAAAGTAACTGCATCTATATCCCGAGTCATTGTTGCATTGCCACCTTACACTTTATTCTCCACTTCTTCAATTTCAACACATTTGCCTCTCACAGTAAAAAGATGATGTTCGGTAATTTGCATGTGTCATGCGCTATTTTTGCCAGGAGACTTTGcacttataaataaaaagtatctgAAATTTAATGGTTTTTCCAATAAATTAAGTACAaggtatatattttaacactaaGCTGTCCGAttctaacatttttgtggaaagaTAGTGTGCCCATGTttgctaaaatgtaaagaccTAAAAGCTTATGTAATGTTATCTTCTTCTATGTGGGCCCAAACAAAGTACTACATTCAACTAAACACTCTGCTTTCTCCAGGGTTAATACGACACTTTAAATTTgtcttaaataaaatagaacacTTACTGTCCACGTCCACCTCACCTTCCTAATCCCTGCTTGCATTATTTCATGGTGTTGCCTTATTCTGTGCTCACCAGGGTGATCTGCAAAGGCAAAAAAGTGTAAATCAGCTCAATAAAAACATGAACTTGAAGTATTAAACAttactaataatattataattgattatgaaaaaaCGTGCGCACATTTGGGACAAAATGGATAATGATAATGAATTAACAAACATTAAAGTCTTACCATAAAGCAATGGCAATTTTCCACCCAAAACACTGTATGAATTATACCtgcaaagaacaaaaaacacaaaccagTTGTGAAGCAcgttaaaaagaacaaaaaggacTTTTTACATTGATTAAAGGAGAACTCCTACCATACTTTTTGGTGTTGTCCTATGATTGTAAGGAATACGCATGTAATATTtggcatataaataataactttataatgtatttctgtgttttgcGTGAGTACTTACTTACCTACCCATGATCGTCTGCTATTTTCCAAGGTAGTTCTCACAACCTGGAAGCATCTTGGGTATCAGGAACACAGCAGCAATTACTTGGGACGTAATCACGTAAATATGTATGCTGCAATTATAGACTCCCTGACTAAGTGAAAGCACTCAGAATTCTGCATTGGGTAAGCGGAAGACTAAACTAATACCTTATATGTGGCCCAAAAATCTTGATATTGTAATCCATATTGTAAAACATTCTGTAAACTAGAATGTTGCTGCTTTTGCACAAATAACAGAAAGTATTTGCCTGgaattataaatatacaataacgATTTATCAGGATTCTAGAGAAGCATGACTGCAGGAAGTCATGTGAacaagaaagtacaccctctttgaattctatggtttcacatATCAGGTTGTAATAATAGcgatctgttccttagcagatcTAAACAGTTGGTCACtaaaacctcagatgaacaacacatgacatattacacctaGTCAtgattttttcaacaaaaataaagccaaaatggagaagccacgTGTGAAATAGCtggtagaaccacctttagcagcaataacgtgttttctgtatgactttatcaatCTTTTTCATTGTTGTGGAGAAGTTTTGGCCAACTCTTCTTTACAAAAttgctacagttcattgaggtttgtgaacatttgtttatacacagctctcttaaggtctcTTAAGCATTTTaatcgggttgaggtctgggctttgactgggccattgcttcctaactttaacatttaacatgctaaatgAGGCCTGTAtggtctgagatgtaactcttttttgcaatttctcttgGAAGTCCACTCCTGTGAAGATTGGCAattgtcttgaatgttttccatttttgaataatctttttcACTGTGGAAGGATGGacattaaattgtttggaaatggctttAGAACCCCTCTCAGATCATTGCTAATGTCTTTCTTCCTTGGTATTGTGTTTACAcgcacctgaatgctccagaccagcaaactgctaaaactgtCTTTTATAGGGGTGGTCAAACTtgttgatgatcaattaatcaagggcatttcaTTAGCAACACCTGTCTcttacttagcatcttaattcctgtgaaattattgaataaatcatgacttgGTGCAATAAATCgtgtgttcatctgaggttgtatttacctaatctTTTAGACCTGCTTAGGAACAGATCATTGTTATTATATCCTGATATGTTAAACcacagaattcaaagagggcgtattttctttttcacacaactatacatatatgtttCAACTTTGAAACATCCCTTTTCATGGTGAAAGAGGTTTGGCCACCTTGTTTTGTGACAGAAAGCACATGGATTGTTATATATCGACCCACTGCCTATCTTCTCTCACTAAAGGCGATCAATGcaaatataaattgtattagctgaaaaaagcataaaaagggGCTTAGTCGAGCCACCCAAACCCTAATCACTAAGCAAAATCTGGTTAGGAAGGCTTATTAGGGCTATTATGTGTCAAGTCCTACTTATCACGCTGTATTATCCATTAAGAAGGTAGAAGGTCTTGTTGTGTGGGTCATATAATGTCCGCACATTGAGCACTAGGATAAACTgatttacaaataattttaaacaaGAATGAACATTTGCGATTGTTCGTATCACAAACACATGATAATATAACATGATGCTTTCATTACGTATTTTGTCCAAGCATACTCCTGTAATAAAATACGACCGCACCTCTGCAATAAATTGATAAACAAAGGGCATGTGTGTGCAGTTTTACAGACATTAGCCATGTGATTCActttattcaaaatgaaaaggTGAGATTACCGCTCTaagtaggagagagagagagagagagaagagagatgagagaagagagagagagagaaaacatcCTTTCAATACAAGATGTTGGTAAGGGAACGGTCTTCTAGGGTTAGTAAAAGCACATAGCAGGTCCAGCTCACGCTAAAGTGTGTTTACTTTCAGCTTTGTTCTATGAAGCTGCGATGGCATTTCCACTTCCCAACAAAACACACATGTTGTAGCCAAACAGAAATCAATCCAGCAGTTGCAGATCACCCACATCTCTTGGCTGAGATAAGTGAGAGACTGAATTACACTAACCTGGTCCTTATTAAGCATTACTAATCACGCCAGCTGAGCTGCAATTTGCTTCTCCTGAGTAAATCCTGGATTTGCCAAGTTGGTGGAGGACCAGCCCATCCCGCTCACTAGATACTCCATTACCAACACAATTAGCAAGTCTCACTAACTGTTAACTGGACCTTAGCAGGTTTGTTATTTAATGGTTACTCTGAATGGTTAATAACATAAATGATAAGCTATGGAGAAAAGGATTTCATTGGACAAACAGGACCGCATTACCACAATCAGTGCAGTGTTGTGTTTGAGCAGAGAAATGCAtctcacatgactgacaacaatggcagcctccaggtctccAGATAGAGGGTGTTTATTGGAATATATAAAACTGTCTATAAACTATTTCTTGGAAGGACTTTCACAAGGACTAGGTATGATGCACCATGGGtggaaaaccaaaataaattcattaaagaGGAAACAGTATGGCTGAGGTAAAGGTTATTAAATGTCAGTGACTGCAACTACACAGGATCGTATTCACTATTCTAACGTTAACGTTAAACATGACTGAACAGTTCTATAAGTGATGGTCGAGCTAGCTAAGTGGTTTACACATCAAGGAAGTAAATGGAGGAGTTTCTATAAATGTCAGTTCCTTTGGGCAACTCTTATTCCATTCTACACTGGGCTTCTCACAGCACAAAGAGAAGAAACTCAAACAAATTCAGTTTCTAGGCTTGGGTGGTTAAGACCATGGCAGACCTTAGCGACTCATTGTAACCaatatttttccaaaaattATGCCAACTTTAATGACACTGAAACTtgtgcaaacaaaacaaagacattATCTTGCTTCTTGTTGCTGTACTTGGCAGATAAGTCTCACCAGCCCAAGAAGCCTCTCCCATTTCTAATACATGCCTGATGCTTGCTGATGAGAACTAACAAACCTCTAGCTGGGTTACAGAAGAGCACACTGATATTTGTCAACTGCATCCCTGAGTTATCACACTGGAGTGGCCTTCTTGTACCTTAAGACCTGGTGCTTGGTTCAAAACACTGTTGGTTAACTGTCACTTGTAACCACTAAAAAAATTTTGTAAATTGGATGTGGTGAACTAAAGCTGACTAATTCAGGCAGTTTTTTTGTAGCAATCATGGCCAAGAATAGCAAACAGGAAACGTTTGCGCGGTGCTGTAACTAGTGCTCTTGGCGCCTGGGGCAGGGTTGAAGGTCCTGCGCTGACATCACATCAACTTCTGGCAGCGTAAGAGAATGCAGAGATATTGCTGCCGAGCTCCTCATGTGCACCCCTCACCTCGCAGCACCTGCCCCTCTTGTCCCAATGACGTTTCGGCCCTGTGACAGTATATTCACTGGCTGCCCTACTGGTTAAACGTCCAGTGAAAAATTAGTGACTCCAGTTTAACAATGGTAATTATTACTTCTTGAGTATGAAACAAGAATGCTTTTATAGCATTtgatcaataaaaatgtaaaagtgttAATTACAGAGAATGTAATTCTAAATAAACTCAAAcggcatgcataaaaaaatcttttttaattAGACATCTCCCCAAGGTTTCTAGTTTTTGGTTCAATGTATTTTgaataatactaaaataataataataataaaagtgggTTTGATCTACAACAGCAAACATATTGCGCCTTTCAGCTGTTACTGACCCAAAGTCGTCTTAATAGAAGATTAGACAAATCTCCACATGCTATTGCCCTATATCCAGCGCTTTCATTCCCACTGCGTCTGCAGTAATCAGGATATCTTCTTCTAATTAGtatttaaataatgcaaattcctcaaagaaaaaaaagtaattgtatttattttctggaaGCGGAACCAATTAAACAGCTTCACTTGTTATATAACAACAAAGAAAATGATAACATTTCCAGCATAAGTTGATTCTGGATTTTAGAAACAGCTTGTGTTTAACCCTATCGATGTCCAAGGGGAGCAATGAAACAACCACCTTATATTACTGGGAAAACACAGCATTCTGATTGAAAAATGTCATGATAAAGAAATGATCAGGAAAACAGATGAATTTCCAActatgatttaaaataaagaaaatgggtAGTTCCAAATTATATCCATTCTTAACAATCTGGAAATATAAGAATGTATCGGAAACTCTAGTGCATAAAAGATACAAGCTGttataatcaaataataatataaaacaaatgctcTTACTCACCTGTTATCTAATCCTGCAAAAACCCATTTCTTGGAGCTGATAAATCCCGTTCCTATAATTACTACAAGAAGATAAATGCTATTCTTTTCCATTGAGGAGTCTCGGATCTCTTCAGATCAAGAACATTTGTTAATCTGTGGAAGCAGAAGAAAGAGCTGCCCTTCCAATCACACTTGACATGTGACAGAATTTAAACCAATGGGAAGCAATCAATGCCAAGGCTTACAGGTAGAATTTCACAATTACAGCTTCTTCTCGGCATTGCCTCTACGTAGGCTTACAGTAACACTGAATTTATTTAGCTCGTTTTGTCACATTTTCACCAACTTGCTGTgacatttgaaacaaaaatcacTGTTGTTACGTCATGTCTATGCCATaattcaaatataattttacagaataattataattactatggtaattcagttttttttgcGGCATCTAATGCATATCCTTATTAAATACCTTAGGTTAtcttctgtatgactttatatatttattcagcaTATTGGG
The DNA window shown above is from Spea bombifrons isolate aSpeBom1 chromosome 1, aSpeBom1.2.pri, whole genome shotgun sequence and carries:
- the LOC128504983 gene encoding V-type proton ATPase subunit S1-like protein, with protein sequence MEKNSIYLLVVIIGTGFISSKKWVFAGLDNRYNSYSVLGGKLPLLYDHPGEHRIRQHHEIMQAGIRKGMHYSIVKKDTLATERIHANETYGPIDVTTNGNTCILFGVKRIIITYNNQTQLDLTNTGVYHNVDTEDSNCNEENATLSLKFVHAGNMDGLMLRFLLIKSYYKLSVHNWFKLQSVQVLFNGSVQAVFSTTRIFAPISYSYHCEHVSSLQKYNGLLMHSSTNGSSRLWDVTFLDFQIQGFNIEEGKFAYAKDCTTYFSPAILMGLVMSLILLLVLAYALHMLIHLKSIDKHYQRKSSVYFPKTTDDSLEDEKEPLRGTLQEYYELRQHECSKLHMQHCASVSH